One genomic region from Papaver somniferum cultivar HN1 unplaced genomic scaffold, ASM357369v1 unplaced-scaffold_24, whole genome shotgun sequence encodes:
- the LOC113340944 gene encoding uncharacterized protein LOC113340944, which produces MAIKLDLSKAFDRLEWSFIIVVFKKLGFSDDWCQLVFQCIGTVSYSVLVNGSPSESFLPSRGIRQDDCMLFCKASVTYAKNIIKVINVFAKASGQEINFNKSGFITSGNMHHRHVKILSKALNMKFLSSSEKYLGTPLFIGKDKTKSFSFIIDNFYARLNSLKKSNLNIAGRTVVTKHVLSSLSVYHMTCFPLPKTVTSKIDSIQHTFWWDKKNPKHAAYFRSWGDIGKSKLNGGLGLRNYFATNRVFICKLGWRILKNQGISLPPSPMNTACNEFVYVSELIDYNHNCWNVPLLNLLFSPDEVDDIFLYWHESSLGASPFKVGCPSIGVIVMWSIWKLRCDVVFKSASLDMNMIIVDIKRMLNSYIDPRITVMNLVHNVKIPQYEAEKFMFVDGSFKDFNFGIGVIWCDAAGNVRKVRSDFGLIQDAVGAEAATLSFAISWAEEMNLPNVVYVSDCLQLVHFVNGCNISVGLRSQDLLEQCWSSISNFVSFNVMYIKRLNNPLADRLARRARKNNLKGLWFSLPNILDGVFRKINLSVICNSLVS; this is translated from the exons ATGGCTATCAAGCTTGATCTCtctaaagcctttgataggcttgAGTGGTCTTTTATCATTGTTGTTTTTAAAAAGTTGGGTTTCTCTGATGATTGGTGCCAGTTAGTCTTTCAGTGTATCGGCACCGTATCTTATTCTGTTTTGGTCAATGGTTCACCAAGTGAGTCTTTTTTGCCTTCTCGGGGAATTCGGCAAG ACGATTGCATGTTGTTTTGTAAAGCTTCTGTCACTTATGCGAAGAATATCATAAAGGTTATTAATGTGTTTGCAAAGGCGTCGGGTCAGGAAATTAACTTTAATAAATCTGGGTTTATTACTAGTGGGAATATGCATCATAGACACGTCAAGATTTTATCTAAGGCCCTTAACATGAAGTTTCTCAGTAGTTCTGAAAAATACTTAGGCACACCTTTATTTATTGGTAAGGATAAAACTAAGTCTTTTAGTTTTATCATTGATAATTTCTATGCCAGATTAAATTCTTTGAAAAAATCCAATTTGAACATAGCTGGTAGAACTGTGGTTACAAAGCATGTACTTTCTAGTTTGTCTGTTTATCATATGACATgttttcctcttcctaaaacagTTACTAGTAAAATTGATTCGATTCAACACACTTTTTGGTGGGATAAAAAGAATCCTAAGCATGCTGCATACTTTCGCTCTTGGGGTGATATAGGGAAATCTAAACTTAATGGAGGTCTGGGTCTTAGGAATTACTTTGCTACTAATAGGGTTTTCATTTGCAAACTGGGATGGAGAATTTTGAAGAATCAGG GGATTTCTCTTCCTCCCTCTCCCATGAATACTGCTTGTAATGAATTTGTTTATGTGTCTGAGCTTATTGACTATAATCATAACTGTTGGAATGTACCTCTTCTGAACCTCTTATTCTCCCCAGATGAG GTTGATGATATTTTCTTATATTGGCATGAATCAAGCCTGGGTGCTTCTCCTTTTAAAGTTGGTTGTCCTAGTATAGGTGTTATTGTTATGTGGTCTATATGGAAGTTGCGGTGTGATGTAGTTTTCAAGAGTGCTTCTCTGGATATGAACATGATCATTGTTGATATCAAGAGAATGTTAAATTCTTACATTGATCCAAGGATTACTGTTATGAATCTTGTACACAATGTCAAAATTCCTCAGTATGAAGCGGAAAAGTTTATGTTTGTAGATGGCTCTTTCAAGGATTTTAATTTTGGAATTGGTGTTATTTGGTGTGATGCTGCGGGGAATGTAAGAAAGGTGCGCTCGGACTTTGGGTTGATTCAAGATGCAGTGGGAGCTGAAGCTGCTACACTTAGTTTTGCCATCTCTTGGGCAGAAGAGATGAATCTTCCCAACGTGGTGTATGTTAGTGATTGTCTCCAACTGGTGCATTTTGTGAATGGCTGCAACATCTCAGTGGGCTTGAGAAGCCAAGACCTCTTGGAGCAATGTTGGAGTTCTATTTCTAATTTTGTTTCCTTTAATGTTATGTATATAAAGCGGTTGAATAACCCCTTAGCGGATCGTCTTGCGCGACGGGCTAGGAAAAACAATCTTAAGGGTTTATGGTTTTCTCTTCCAAATATTCTTGATGGTGTGTTCAGGAAGATAAATCTTAGTGTAATTTGTAACTCTCTTGTTTCTTAA